Proteins encoded by one window of Sorex araneus isolate mSorAra2 chromosome 3, mSorAra2.pri, whole genome shotgun sequence:
- the ZNF202 gene encoding zinc finger protein 202 isoform X1 yields MARALEADEQGLWDEEGILTVKLEEDVSCRPESILPTDDPVLETSHQNFRCFRYQEAASPREALVRLRELCHQWLRPERRTKEQILELLVLEQFLTVLPGDLQRWVRGQRPESGEEAVTLVEGLQRQPRRPRRWVTVHVHGQEVLSEETVPPGAEPTAPRELPDSPQTMAEESPELAARSPPLSPEEPSLDQGLEPPPAQESEAPVPHTPDSPEEKNTGNPEMVALLTALSQGLVTFKDVAVCFSQDQWSDLDPAQTEFYGEYVLEEDCGIVVSLSFPIPRLEEIPHLQEDEPALPETPDAHGPPDTPDPPEPEILSFTYTGERSEEEEDCTEGAAAGGERLHQPALGNPEVHQTPDWEIVFEDDPERPGERRVAASLPQANSLLGLCEPTPLPLLARHHDCPVCGKSFTCNSHLVRHLRTHTGEKPYQCPQCGKSYTRSSHLSRHQKVHRLAAAALAPPGQEEPEATAALPRAEKTPGVDKPYRCEACGKHFRWTSDLVRHQRTHTGEKPFFCSICGKNFSQKSVLTTHQRIHLGGRPYLCGECGAAFSEHRRYLAHRRTHAPDELHMCRECGRCFTHSSAYAKHVRSHATGRPCRCSECGKSFSRRDHLVRHERTHTGEKPFTCPTCGKSFSRGYHLIRHQRTHSEKT; encoded by the exons aTGGCCAGAGCCTTGGAGGCGGACGAGCAGGGTCTTTGGGACGAGGAGGGAATTCTGACGGTGAAGCTGGAGGAGGACGTCAGCTGCCGGCCCGAGTCCATCCTGCCCACGGACGACCCGGTGCTCGAGACCTCGCACCAGAACTTCCGGTGCTTCCGCTACCAGGAGGCCGCCAGCCCGCGCGAAGCCCTGGTTCGGCTCCGAGAACTCTGCCATCAGTGGCTGCGGCCAGAGAGGCGGACGAAGGAGCAGATCCTGGAGCTGCTGGTGCTGGAGCAGTTCCTCACGGTCCTGCCCGGGGACCTGCAGCGCTGGGTGCGGGGCCAGCGGCCCGAGAGCGGCGAGGAGGCCGTGACGCTGGTGGAGGGTTTGCAGAGACAGCCCAGGAGACCAAGGcggtgg GTGACTGTCCATGTTCACGGCCAGGAAGTCCTGTCCGAGGAAACGGTGCCTCCAGGAGCAGAGCCCACGGCCCCGAGGGAGCTGCCGGACTCTCCGCAGACCATGGCCGAGGAGTCCCCGGAGCTCGCTGCCCGGTCCCCGCCTCTGAGCCCAGAGGAGCCCAGCCTGGACCAGGGCCTGGAGCCGCCGCCCGCGCAGGAGAGCG AGGCTCCTGTGCCCCACACCCCTGACTCTCCTGAGGAGAAGAACACGGGGAACCCGGAAATGGTGGCGCTGCTCACTGCGCTGTCCCAG GGCTTGGTGACTTTCAAGGACGTGGCCGTCTGCTTCTCCCAGGACCAGTGGAGTGACCTGGACCCGGCGCAGACAGAGTTCTACGGAGAGTATGTCTTGGAAGAAGACTGTGGCATCGTGGTCTCCCTGT CGTTCCCAATCCCCAGGCTGGAGGAGATCCCCCACCTCCAAGAAGACGAGCCTGCACTTCCCGAGACCCCCGACGCTCACGGGCCTCCAGACACTCCCGACCCTCCGGAGCCAGAAATCCTGAGTTTCACCTACACGG gagAGAggagcgaggaggaggaggactgcaCCGAGGGAGCGGCCGCGGGTGGCGAGCGTCTCCACCAGCCCGCGCTGGGCAACCCCGAAGTGCACCAGACTCCGGACTGGGAGATCGTCTTTGAGGACGACCCCGAGAGACCGGGCGAGAGGAGGGTGGCGGCCAGCCTGCCCCAGGCCAACAGCCTGCTGGGCCTGTGCGAGCCGACACCCCTGCCGCTGCTGGCGCGCCACCACGACTGCCCCGTGTGCGGCAAGAGCTTCACCTGCAACTCGCACCTGGTGCGGCACCTGCGGacgcacacgggcgagaagccctaccaGTGCCCGCAGTGCGGGAAGAGCTACACCCGCAGCTCGCACCTGTCCCGCCACCAGAAGGTGCACAGGCTGGCCGCGGCCGCGCTGGCCCCCCCGGGCCAGGAGGAGCCCGAGGCCACGGCGGCGCTGCCCCGCGCCGAGAAGACGCCTGGCGTGGACAAGCCGTACCGCTGCGAGGCCTGCGGCAAGCACTTCCGCTGGACCTCGGACCTGGTCCGGCACCAGCGGacgcacacgggcgagaagcccttctTCTGCTCCATCTGCGGCAAGAACTTCAGCCAGAAGTCGGTGCTGACCACGCACCAGCGCATCCACCTGGGCGGCCGGCCCTACCTGTGCGGCGAGTGCGGCGCCGCCTTCAGCGAGCACCGGCGCTACCTGGCGCACCGCAGGACGCACGCCCCCGACGAGCTGCACATGTGCCGCGAGTGCGGCCGCTGCTTCACCCACAGCTCCGCCTATGCCAAGCACGTGCGCAGCCATGCCACTGGGCGGCCCTGCCGCTGCTCCGAGTGCGGCAAGAGCTTCAGCCGCCGCGACCACCTGGTGCGCCATGAGCGcacgcacacgggcgagaagcccttcaCCTGCCCCACCTGCGGGAAGAGCTTCAGCCGGGGCTACCACCTCATCCGGCACCAGCGgacccactctgagaagacctaG
- the ZNF202 gene encoding zinc finger protein 202 isoform X2: MVTGSWTCSQVTVHVHGQEVLSEETVPPGAEPTAPRELPDSPQTMAEESPELAARSPPLSPEEPSLDQGLEPPPAQESEAPVPHTPDSPEEKNTGNPEMVALLTALSQGLVTFKDVAVCFSQDQWSDLDPAQTEFYGEYVLEEDCGIVVSLSFPIPRLEEIPHLQEDEPALPETPDAHGPPDTPDPPEPEILSFTYTGERSEEEEDCTEGAAAGGERLHQPALGNPEVHQTPDWEIVFEDDPERPGERRVAASLPQANSLLGLCEPTPLPLLARHHDCPVCGKSFTCNSHLVRHLRTHTGEKPYQCPQCGKSYTRSSHLSRHQKVHRLAAAALAPPGQEEPEATAALPRAEKTPGVDKPYRCEACGKHFRWTSDLVRHQRTHTGEKPFFCSICGKNFSQKSVLTTHQRIHLGGRPYLCGECGAAFSEHRRYLAHRRTHAPDELHMCRECGRCFTHSSAYAKHVRSHATGRPCRCSECGKSFSRRDHLVRHERTHTGEKPFTCPTCGKSFSRGYHLIRHQRTHSEKT, encoded by the exons ATGGTGACGGGAAGTTGGACTTGTTCCCAGGTGACTGTCCATGTTCACGGCCAGGAAGTCCTGTCCGAGGAAACGGTGCCTCCAGGAGCAGAGCCCACGGCCCCGAGGGAGCTGCCGGACTCTCCGCAGACCATGGCCGAGGAGTCCCCGGAGCTCGCTGCCCGGTCCCCGCCTCTGAGCCCAGAGGAGCCCAGCCTGGACCAGGGCCTGGAGCCGCCGCCCGCGCAGGAGAGCG AGGCTCCTGTGCCCCACACCCCTGACTCTCCTGAGGAGAAGAACACGGGGAACCCGGAAATGGTGGCGCTGCTCACTGCGCTGTCCCAG GGCTTGGTGACTTTCAAGGACGTGGCCGTCTGCTTCTCCCAGGACCAGTGGAGTGACCTGGACCCGGCGCAGACAGAGTTCTACGGAGAGTATGTCTTGGAAGAAGACTGTGGCATCGTGGTCTCCCTGT CGTTCCCAATCCCCAGGCTGGAGGAGATCCCCCACCTCCAAGAAGACGAGCCTGCACTTCCCGAGACCCCCGACGCTCACGGGCCTCCAGACACTCCCGACCCTCCGGAGCCAGAAATCCTGAGTTTCACCTACACGG gagAGAggagcgaggaggaggaggactgcaCCGAGGGAGCGGCCGCGGGTGGCGAGCGTCTCCACCAGCCCGCGCTGGGCAACCCCGAAGTGCACCAGACTCCGGACTGGGAGATCGTCTTTGAGGACGACCCCGAGAGACCGGGCGAGAGGAGGGTGGCGGCCAGCCTGCCCCAGGCCAACAGCCTGCTGGGCCTGTGCGAGCCGACACCCCTGCCGCTGCTGGCGCGCCACCACGACTGCCCCGTGTGCGGCAAGAGCTTCACCTGCAACTCGCACCTGGTGCGGCACCTGCGGacgcacacgggcgagaagccctaccaGTGCCCGCAGTGCGGGAAGAGCTACACCCGCAGCTCGCACCTGTCCCGCCACCAGAAGGTGCACAGGCTGGCCGCGGCCGCGCTGGCCCCCCCGGGCCAGGAGGAGCCCGAGGCCACGGCGGCGCTGCCCCGCGCCGAGAAGACGCCTGGCGTGGACAAGCCGTACCGCTGCGAGGCCTGCGGCAAGCACTTCCGCTGGACCTCGGACCTGGTCCGGCACCAGCGGacgcacacgggcgagaagcccttctTCTGCTCCATCTGCGGCAAGAACTTCAGCCAGAAGTCGGTGCTGACCACGCACCAGCGCATCCACCTGGGCGGCCGGCCCTACCTGTGCGGCGAGTGCGGCGCCGCCTTCAGCGAGCACCGGCGCTACCTGGCGCACCGCAGGACGCACGCCCCCGACGAGCTGCACATGTGCCGCGAGTGCGGCCGCTGCTTCACCCACAGCTCCGCCTATGCCAAGCACGTGCGCAGCCATGCCACTGGGCGGCCCTGCCGCTGCTCCGAGTGCGGCAAGAGCTTCAGCCGCCGCGACCACCTGGTGCGCCATGAGCGcacgcacacgggcgagaagcccttcaCCTGCCCCACCTGCGGGAAGAGCTTCAGCCGGGGCTACCACCTCATCCGGCACCAGCGgacccactctgagaagacctaG